The following is a genomic window from Pan paniscus chromosome 18, NHGRI_mPanPan1-v2.0_pri, whole genome shotgun sequence.
TTTCCCAGGCTTCGTTGTCTCGTTCTGAGGAATACCTGTCCCGGATCAGTACAGAACTCATGGAGGAGGCTTTGTGCACTGCTTGCTGCCACTTGAACCCTGTGCCCATCAAAAAAAAGCAGTCACAAGACCAAGCGACTCAGATATCCAAACGCGGTAACCCCCTGCCTCAGGACCACCGTGTCTAGAGAACCGCTGCCCCCACTATGCCTGGTTACAGTCCCTGACCCCTCCCACCCCTAGCTGAACTCTCCAGGAGTCTGTGCCCATCTCATCCATCTCACAGCCAGCCCTAGGACCTGTGAAGTGCCCCTCTCACCCGCTAACCCACTGCTGGCCGAGAATCCCCTTAGCCCCGTCTGCCCTGGCTGCATCTCTTCTGGCCACAGGGATAGTCCTTTCTCTGACTAGGTCCTCTACTTCCAGCATTCTTCACCAACACCTGAGGCACAGACACCTGGTGAGTGAGGCTTCAAGGGAGATGCTCTTTGTCCTGGGAGAGAGGTGAGGAACCTGGAGGGGAGAGAGTGAGGGTTTCACAATATCCCAGCAGGGTAGGGGAATTTTTGAACCGTgcacttccattctattctgccCTGATCCTCAAATTCTGAATTCTCagccctctcccctctcttccaCCATCTCCTGCTCCGACAGAAACCGTACCTGCAGCAAGGCATACCTCCTGCCAACTCCTGGTGAAAAGGTACATGCAGGGTCCATGGCTGCCAAGGCTATTCGATATTAACCAAACCTTTTGAGTTTGCACTATATGTTGGTCCCTGTCTTAGGAGCTTGGGACACTGAAATGAATGGTACAGTCTCAGCCCTTGAAGAGTTCACAGTTCAGTGTGGGGACAGACAAGGAAATGGCCAATTATAATACAGTCTGGATAAGTTTCCATAATAGAAATGGACACAGTGGGATAGTACTCTTATCCCAGCCTCAATTGGACAGGACGGACAGGTGCCATggagcttcttcttttttttttttgagatggagtcttgctctgttgcccaggctggagtgcagtggtgtgatctcggctcactgcaagctccacctcctgggttcacgccattctcctgcctcagcctcccaagtagctgggactacaggcacccgccaccacacccgactaatttttttgtatttttagtagagacagggtttcaccgtgttagccaggatggtcttgatctcctgacctcatgatctgcccgccttggcctcccatagtgttgggattacaggctttggAGCTTCTTGAAGGAGGTAGCacctaaagaaataattttccaccaggtgcagtggctcacacctgtaatcccagcattttgggaggctgaggtgggctgatcacttcagggcaggagtttgagaccagcctggtcaacgtggtgacagaggttgcagtgagctgagatcataccactgcactccagcctgggcgacagtgagaccatctcaaaaaaaaaaaagaaataattttccaggttaaaaaaaaaaagaggttagtAGGAGTCTTTCAAGCAGTTGGGGTTGCATGAACAAAGGCAAAGAGCAGTCTTCGCAGAGCCAGTGTGAGCATCTGTGTGTATTTAGGGCAGGGAGAAGCAGTTTAGCAGCTGGAGTCTACAGGCAAGGTAAGAGGGGACTCAAGAGACTTTATGTGCCTTGTTTAGAGCCTTACACActttcctggctgggtgtggtcacttatgcctgtaatcccagcactttgggaagctgaagcaggaggatcgcttgcgtccaggagtttgagaccagcctgggcaacatggtgataccccaggcatgatggcatgtgcctgtgatcccagttacttgggaggtgggaggatcgcttgagcccaggagttcaagaatagcctgggcaacatagagagaccccatctctataaaaagttaaaaaaattagccaggtgtggtggcacgaacctgtggtctcagctacttgagaggcggaggccagaggatcacttgagcctaggaggttgaggctgcagtgaaccatgttcatgccaccgcattccagcctgggtgacagtgcaagaccctgtctcaaaaagaaaaatttttaaaaaagaaaagaaagaaagaaatagtaggaggagctgggtgcagtggctcatacctgtaatcctagtactttgggaggccaaggcgggtggatcatgaggtcaggagttcaagatcagcctggccaacatagtgaaaccctgtcttaactaaaaatacaaaagttaggtcaggcgcggtggctcacacctgtaatctcagcactttgggaggcccaggcgggcagatcacctgaggtcaggagtttgagaccagcctgaccaacatggggaaaccctgtctctactaaaaatacaaaaattagccgggttggTGGtatgcacctctaatcccagctactcaggaggctgaggcaggagaatcgcttgaacccaggagttggaggttgcagtgagccgagatcacaccactgcactccagcctgggctgcagagcaagactctttctcaaaaaaaaaaaacaaaaacaaaaatttgccaggcattgtgtcacgcacctgtaatcccagctacttgagaagctgaggcagagactcgattgaacccgggaggtggaggttgcagtgagctgagattgcaccactgcactctagcctgggccacagatcgagactctgtctccaaaaaattaaataaataaaaattaagcacttactatgtgccagcacTGCTCGAGGGGCTGGGGTGTTGCAGTGAACGAAACAGAGTTCCTGCTATCAAgaggtttaaaaaattagccgggtatggtggtgcacagctgtggtcccagctactcgggaggctgaggtggggggatcattggagcccaggttgaggctgcaggaagatatgattacaccactgcactctagcctggctgacagagggagacctgtctcgagaaaaataaaaaagacatgagCCTTGGGTCTAAAGAGTGAAAAGGCTCTGTCTCTTTTATGGAGCTCTTCCTAACAGTCAGTTTGGAAGATGAGCCCACCCCTCTTTGATGCTCTTGGCTTCTCATGCCTCCCCCTTTTTGTCCCTAGAACATGCCTCAAAACTACTCTTTTGCCACTCGTTAACCACTTCCGTTTGTGGGGACCTCCTGGTCATGAGCAGCATCATCCCGAAGCCTTCAAAGTGTTCTGGATTCATCACAggaccctccagcctcagccagcaAGGATACCACCAGGAATGAAAGTGCTTTAATAAAGAGACAGGGTGTGCATTGCTCAT
Proteins encoded in this region:
- the LOC117978820 gene encoding putative protein T-ENOL, which encodes MASTLMGNEGEKKSSWPSQAAPSLRGGPASLSRSEEYLSRISTELMEEALCTACCHLNPVPIKKKQSQDQATQISKREHASKLLFCHSLTTSVCGDLLVMSSIIPKPSKCSGFITGPSSLSQQGYHQE